A window of the Hordeum vulgare subsp. vulgare chromosome 5H, MorexV3_pseudomolecules_assembly, whole genome shotgun sequence genome harbors these coding sequences:
- the LOC123400092 gene encoding ultraviolet-B receptor UVR8 isoform X2: protein MDATMSSEVRSSLPRHLIVDDTISVVSPLQQPFQRAQHHCFGDSAPGEFPLAANPSIVLHVLTSCNLYPEDLAHLEATCKFFRKPANFPPDFLLPMSELAALDMCQKRAIFKPMSTQEREMFKQRCGGSWKLVLRFIMAGEACCRREKSQAIAGPGHSIAVSTSGAAYTFGSNNSGQLGHASLEEEWRPRPVRSLQGIRIIQAAAGAGRTMLVSDAGRVYAFGKDSFGEVEFGNQGSRAVATPQMVESLKDIYIVQAAIGNFFTAVLSREGCVYTFSWGSDMKLGHQTEPNDVQPHLLTGPLENIPVVQIAAGYCYLLALACQPSGMSVYSVGCGLGGKLGHGTRTDEKYPRLIEQFQALNIQPIVVAAGAWHAAVVGKDGRVCTWGWGRYGCLGHGNEECESVPKVVEALSSVKAVYVATGDYTTFIVSCKGDVYSFGCGESSSLGHNTTIEVRVTTGTATSLALSW, encoded by the exons ATGGATGCCACGATGAGCAGTGAAGTTCGGTCTTCCCTTCCTCGCCATCTCATTGTAGATGACACAATATCCGTCGTTTCTCCGCTGCAGCAGCCGTTTCAACGAGCACAGCATCACTGCTTTGGTGATTCTGCTCCTGGGGAGTTCCCCTTGGCTGCAAACCCGTCGATAGTCCTCCATGTCCTCACATCATGCAATCTTTACCCTGAGGACCTCGCTCACTTAGAG GCAACATGCAAGTTCTTCAGGAAGCCTGCCAATTTCCCTCCTGACTTCCTATTGCCAATGTCAGAGCTTGCGGCCTTGGATATGTGCCAGAAACGGGCTATATTTAAGCCTATGAGTACACAAGAAAGAGAAATGTTTAAGCAACGTTGCGGTGGGAGTTGGAAGCTAGTTCTTAGGTTCATAATGGCAGGTGAAGCATGCTGTCGTCGAGAAAAGTCTCAGGCAATTGCTGGACCAGGTCACAGCATCGCTGTATCGACAAGTGGTGCTGCGTACACTTTTGGGTCCAACAACTCTGGCCAACTTGGCCATGCCAGTTTAGAAGAGGAGTGGAGACCACGTCCTGTCAG ATCATTGCAGGGTATTCGAATTATTCAGGCAGCAGCAGGAGCAGGACGTACAATGCTTGTCAGTGATGCTGGTAGGGTGTACGCATTTGGGAAGGATTCTTTCGGAGAGGTAGAATTTGGGAATCAAGGTTCAAGGGCTGTGGCTACACCACAAATGGTAGAATCATTGAAGGACATCTACATTGTACAGGCAGCAATTGGAAACTTCTTTACTGCCGTGTTATCTCGGGAGGGATGTGTATATACATTTTCTTGGGGCAGTGACATGAAGCTTGGTCATCAGACAGAGCCAAACGATGTGCAGCCTCATCTTCTCACAGGCCCTCTTGAGAACATTCCAGTTGTGCAGATAGCTGCAGGCTATTGCTATCTCCTTGCTCTCGCATGCCAACCAAGTGGCAT GTCTGTTTATTCTGTTGGttgtggtttaggaggaaagcttGGCCATGGCACCCGAACTGATGAGAAATACCCTAGATTGATTGAGCAGTTCCAGGCTCTGAATATACAACCAATAGTTGTTGCTGCTGGTGCTTGGCATGCTGCTGTTGTGGGAAAGGATGGACGAGTTTGCACTTGGGGATGGGGGCGTTATGGCTGCTTGGGTCATGGTAATGAGGAATGTGAGTCTGTTCCCAAGGTGGTTGAGGCCTTGAGCAGTGTGAAGGCTGTTTATGTAGCAACTGGAGATTATACCACATTTATTGTGTCATGCAAAGGTGATGTTTACTCGTTTGGATGTGGTGAGTCGTCAAGCCTTGGCCACAACACTACAATTGAGGTGAG GGTAACAACAGGCACAGCAACGTCCTTAGCCCTGAGCTGGTGA
- the LOC123400092 gene encoding E3 ubiquitin-protein ligase HERC2 isoform X1: protein MDATMSSEVRSSLPRHLIVDDTISVVSPLQQPFQRAQHHCFGDSAPGEFPLAANPSIVLHVLTSCNLYPEDLAHLEATCKFFRKPANFPPDFLLPMSELAALDMCQKRAIFKPMSTQEREMFKQRCGGSWKLVLRFIMAGEACCRREKSQAIAGPGHSIAVSTSGAAYTFGSNNSGQLGHASLEEEWRPRPVRSLQGIRIIQAAAGAGRTMLVSDAGRVYAFGKDSFGEVEFGNQGSRAVATPQMVESLKDIYIVQAAIGNFFTAVLSREGCVYTFSWGSDMKLGHQTEPNDVQPHLLTGPLENIPVVQIAAGYCYLLALACQPSGMSVYSVGCGLGGKLGHGTRTDEKYPRLIEQFQALNIQPIVVAAGAWHAAVVGKDGRVCTWGWGRYGCLGHGNEECESVPKVVEALSSVKAVYVATGDYTTFIVSCKGDVYSFGCGESSSLGHNTTIEGNNRHSNVLSPELVTSLQSKNEKVVQVSLTNSVYWNAHTFALTESGKLYAFGAGDKGQLGSELVSQESERGTPERVEIDLS from the exons ATGGATGCCACGATGAGCAGTGAAGTTCGGTCTTCCCTTCCTCGCCATCTCATTGTAGATGACACAATATCCGTCGTTTCTCCGCTGCAGCAGCCGTTTCAACGAGCACAGCATCACTGCTTTGGTGATTCTGCTCCTGGGGAGTTCCCCTTGGCTGCAAACCCGTCGATAGTCCTCCATGTCCTCACATCATGCAATCTTTACCCTGAGGACCTCGCTCACTTAGAG GCAACATGCAAGTTCTTCAGGAAGCCTGCCAATTTCCCTCCTGACTTCCTATTGCCAATGTCAGAGCTTGCGGCCTTGGATATGTGCCAGAAACGGGCTATATTTAAGCCTATGAGTACACAAGAAAGAGAAATGTTTAAGCAACGTTGCGGTGGGAGTTGGAAGCTAGTTCTTAGGTTCATAATGGCAGGTGAAGCATGCTGTCGTCGAGAAAAGTCTCAGGCAATTGCTGGACCAGGTCACAGCATCGCTGTATCGACAAGTGGTGCTGCGTACACTTTTGGGTCCAACAACTCTGGCCAACTTGGCCATGCCAGTTTAGAAGAGGAGTGGAGACCACGTCCTGTCAG ATCATTGCAGGGTATTCGAATTATTCAGGCAGCAGCAGGAGCAGGACGTACAATGCTTGTCAGTGATGCTGGTAGGGTGTACGCATTTGGGAAGGATTCTTTCGGAGAGGTAGAATTTGGGAATCAAGGTTCAAGGGCTGTGGCTACACCACAAATGGTAGAATCATTGAAGGACATCTACATTGTACAGGCAGCAATTGGAAACTTCTTTACTGCCGTGTTATCTCGGGAGGGATGTGTATATACATTTTCTTGGGGCAGTGACATGAAGCTTGGTCATCAGACAGAGCCAAACGATGTGCAGCCTCATCTTCTCACAGGCCCTCTTGAGAACATTCCAGTTGTGCAGATAGCTGCAGGCTATTGCTATCTCCTTGCTCTCGCATGCCAACCAAGTGGCAT GTCTGTTTATTCTGTTGGttgtggtttaggaggaaagcttGGCCATGGCACCCGAACTGATGAGAAATACCCTAGATTGATTGAGCAGTTCCAGGCTCTGAATATACAACCAATAGTTGTTGCTGCTGGTGCTTGGCATGCTGCTGTTGTGGGAAAGGATGGACGAGTTTGCACTTGGGGATGGGGGCGTTATGGCTGCTTGGGTCATGGTAATGAGGAATGTGAGTCTGTTCCCAAGGTGGTTGAGGCCTTGAGCAGTGTGAAGGCTGTTTATGTAGCAACTGGAGATTATACCACATTTATTGTGTCATGCAAAGGTGATGTTTACTCGTTTGGATGTGGTGAGTCGTCAAGCCTTGGCCACAACACTACAATTGAG GGTAACAACAGGCACAGCAACGTCCTTAGCCCTGAGCTGGTGACTTCGTTGCAGAGTAAGAATGAGAAGGTGGTGCAGGTCAGCCTTACGAATTCCGTATACTGGAATGCACATACATTTGCGCTGACAGAGTCGGGCAAACTCTACGCTTTTGGAGCAGGGGATAAAGGGCAGCTAGGTAGTGAACTTGTCTCACAAGAAAGTGAGAGGGGAACCCCTGAGCGGGTTGAAATTGACCTCAGTTAG